The window CCGGTGAGAAAGGCCCGAATATCTGCCGTCACTAATAACCCGGATAGTGACAGAATCATTCAGGTGACATGACAATAAGAGAATAATAACCTTTCAAGGCGAGGAGCATCCTCGAGGACCAAttctgttttttcatgagagctatCGTGGAAGCCAATGCTTATACGAGTTTGCGAGCTAACATGGAGGCAACCAGCAGCATGACATTGACCATGCATAAGCTCTCCAAGGCATGGCAGCGAGAGCAGTGTGTGGAAGGAAAATATATAATAAAGCACTTGCATCTAGTCCCTCTCTATCTAGTCATTCATTTTCTGCATCGCGATTCgtatttctctttttttgtttcttcCACACTAAACATATCTTGAAGTTCAAACCTATGCAGCGTAGCAAAGCTTTCtaactagaatctaggataaatctttcagatttttttgtcaaacataaatatacaaaatcaGTTTTGTTTGATTAAAAAATCAAATTTCTAGTATTTATGTCGGACAAAAAAttctgaaagatttatcctagattctagttaGAAAGCTTTGCCACGCTGCATAGCTTTGAACCTCAAGATATGTTTTatatgtgagaaaaaaaagagaaaatttcaTATAGAAAGTTAGTTGTGTCACACGGATCTTAAAGCGATATTGGAGAGTTAGGATAGCAGGGCCGGGGTGCAGGTGCTCTAAAAATCCACGTCCGTGTGTGGAAGCCGTCCACGGAGATGGAAACGTCAACTAGGGTGAGCTGCTTGAGGAGGGGGCAATTCATAAACAGTGCGACTCAAGGTTTTGGTTACCtgtcaaaatttcaagatttttCATGGTTACCGCGTATTTCCGTGCCCCTGGTAAATCCCTATACCGAGCAAAAGCTATCATTTTTTGAATCTAAACACTCGATATATAGTAAAGTACGTAGGATCTAATTAATAGCATGGGAGTTGGTTCTGACGTGTAGGTAGCAACCTAGTTCCTATTTTGAGAGGTCTATGGTTCGAATGTTCGTTCATTCAtgtatttgaattcaaaattcaactataAAATTCATTTGAAATATTCTTGGTATTTctcggtaaccgtggtaaccacGTTTATCGGTCTCCCTCGGTAAAATTACGtcattcggtaaccaaaaccttggtgcAACTGCATTGGGGAATTTGCAATCCCTGATATGGCAACGAGGAGGGTGGATGCGTAGTGGAACGCGGATCGCGGCAACGGACATTTGGTCTTATTCTCACGTGCAGAGAGGTAGTCATGGCCGTagcagatactccctccgttcctaaatataagtctttggagagatttcactatggaccacatacagatcaaaatgagtgaatctacactctaaaatgcatctagatacatccgtatgtggtccatagagaaatctctacaaagacttacatttaggaacggagggagtacatccaaAGTATCCTCATACTAATTTAGGAAAAGACAAGTATCCTGTACATGCCCAAGTAATTGCTGCCACTACCAATACTAAGTTGAAACAAGTTAAGAAGCATGTTTCGGCTGTTTAGAAACCGGATTCCAGGCAAAACCCACACTATTTTCAGGTCCTTAGCCCAAATTAATGCTGTTAGAAAAAGTGCTTGCTAATTTGTACTAGCACAAGATAAATTTAATTTCAGTAAACTCATACATTAGCATCAACTACTAGTAGGCAACCCCAGCATGTTCTAGGATCATTAGCAGCAATCTGAAATAGAAAATCACAGAAGTGCCTGCTTCCTAGGTAGAAATCATAGTGCCTAGCGTACAGGTTGACCTTTCATTAAAGAAATCTAATCCGCAACTAAAGTTCTCATACTGCGGTACATAACTAAGAACAGTTAAGTTTCCAACACAAGCACGTGTTTCTAGCCCAGCTTAGGCAGAAAAGAACAGAAAAAACAAATTGCACAGGGCCAGAGGAGTTCTGGCGGATGGGATTACATTTTTCAGCAGTTTTTCTGTCGCATTCCTACCCATTACAGCATTTCACATTTCAGCAGTTTACTCTTTTTGCATTAACCCCATCTAGAAAATGAGCCCTGTCTAAGGCAGTCTAAAGGGGTCAGCTAGTGACAAATCGTGGATATGCTTGGTGACATGGTCATCAGTACAACCACTAGTATTCCTGAATGTAAATTGAGCATATCGAGAAGCTCTGTTTCCGACTTTGAGCAGCGCGCGTTGACGAGCCACAAATTCAGTGTTGTAGTAGTCCCCGCAAACTTGGAATTCAATTTTCTTTAGCAATTTCACATACAAAATAAAGAACATGACAAACTCAATCTGTTGCTTAGAGCCTTTGAATAACTTAAACACCACTCTCTTTAGATGGGTCTGAAGGCACGCTGGATGTAGTGGGTCATACTGATGCTCATTTTGCTTAAACGTCCTATAGTGTGCGTGAAACTGCAAAACAGAAAAACATATGCATATGTTAAAGCGTTGCTAACTAGACTAGATGATATGTCAATCAAAGCATACATTTAAAACGAGCAAGGATGAATACTCACTGTGACATAGAGCTTTTCCAAACAGGGGAACCACATGAGGACGTCAAGAACTGCACCCAATTGATGTTCAGAACACCCGAGGGCCAAAACCTTCACGGTGTGTATCGAGTTTGTCGAGCTGACGGGGCTCATTCCCTGAAGAAAACAACCAACATAAAAAATAACTATCTCCATGTAAGAATGCTGAATGATGTCTGTTGCTGCTACCTGGAAGACCCGGAGTTCACACGCGCCTGTTGAGAAAGGCCCAAATATCTGCAGTTTAGGTGCCCAAATAACCCGGATAGTCGCAGAATTATTCCGGTCACAATACGGTAATAATAACCTTTCAAGGCGAGGAGTATCCTCGAGGACCAATTCGGCTCTTTTACGAGATCCTTTGCGGAAGCCAATGCTCCTAAGAGTTGGCGAGCTAACACGGAGGCAACCAGCAGCATGAACTTCAAGCATGGCTAAGCTCTCCAAGGCATGGCAGCCGGAGAGCAAGCCGTGGAACACATCCCCCGAGATCGAAACACAATCCATGGAAAGCTGGTTGAGGAGGTAGAAATTCATGGAGCGTGTGATCGCGTCCGGGAAATTGCAACCCATTATCTTGGCAACGAGAAGGGTGGATGCGGAGCGGAACACGGATTGCGGCAATGTATAGCCGGTCTTATATCCAGTGTAATTGATGATGTCGAGTTCCTGGAGGCTGATGAGGGCTCGGGAGTCCAACCAGCTCTCCATCTCAGGGAGGTCGCCGTCGATCAGGTGCTTGAGGCAGAATCGGCGGGCGGGGCCAAGGTGTTGGGAGATTATCTTGGAGACGGCGGAGTGGTGGACCGCGGACGGATGATGGTGCCGAGGATAGCTTCCGGGAGGCCCGGTGATGACCTCGAGGTTGAGAGGAGCAGAGCGCCACAGGTGGCGCCATCGGCGGGAGAGGATCTGCGTGCGGCCGCCGTCCTTGGTGGGGAGTAAAGAGATGATGGTCCCGAGGACAGCGTCCGGGAGGCGGCTGATGAAATCGCCGGCGTTCACGTCGCAGTCTCCACTCCGCGCCCGCTTCCGCGCGGCTCCGTGGGACTTTCGCTCCTTGCGAGCGGATCGCGCCGCCACTGCCTTTTTCTTCTCCATGGCCGGCGGCTGGCGAGACGGAGGGAGGGTTTGTGGGGAATTCGGCGGACGCTTTGTTTTGGACTTGGGCTCTGCATTAAAAATTGCCCCAAGTAAAGAAACAAGAAAATCCCCTCAAACAAAGAGCAAAGAAAAGTTgtctaaaaaagaaaagaaaaggatacAAAATAGAAACCTTGCAACCGTGTGTGTTTTAGACTTTAGTTAGTTcgtgtttttctctttcttttctctaATCTAATATAAATATATTTGTAATTTAAGGGGAAATCAGCTATGAGGTCGAATTTACACTTGAAATATCAATGTATAGTTGTATAGTCTTAGATAGCCATAAGCTTGATGCTAGGCTATAATTTGAAATATCAATGTACAGTAAAATTGGCACTTGGTTGTATAGGTTTAAAAATTCAAATAGCCATAAAGGTTGGTGCTAGGCTATAGCCCACGAGAGAGTAAAATTCACAGGACTACCATAATCGTGTCACACAATGCAAAAAACCACCAACTCTGCAATGCACCGCATTAAAAAaatgggttaattatccttttgccctcagtggtgtccatgtgctcagttttgccctcagatgcgaattgtgctcagttttgcccctagtccgtgcgcaccgactcgttccgtgaactctgccgtctccgtcaggtcaaccttttgactcggcccttacaggtgggaccaggcggcagaaacggccaattttattcagaccgttgcacgcgtggcttgtgggacccagcaaagagccgttgagcagagagtcgttggcgggtgtgctatataagcgggcgacagcggtggtgaccacggcgacagagagcacggcggtgaccacggcgagagagagagcacggcggagggaagctagctgtggagggcgcggcggtgggaagctggcagtggagggcgcggcggcgttgagatccccttcggctccgagctccatgtcttcctcaagctcccgcgccacctcgcggatgcagagccgggcgcgtgtggacatgcctgtcttcgtctgtccgcggtgccgggcgggcgttgatcgaagggtttctcagacaccgaggaaccagaatcgtccgttctacgtgtgcagcgagaatggggtaagaatcggggcaattgcaccattttcgtcgtcgggatgtttgagcaatgggttgatctgtttagtgttcatgcaggtgacatgcttctttctttgggtcgatgctctggccaagactctgatgaatgaactgcaagaagagcatgaagaatggttgcgcatgtTGCCACGAACGGTAGTGGCCAcaccacgagctccggaagaagagatggatggcgaagcacgcactgacagagagctagctattgagcttaggatgttgaagaagaaggttaggaagcttgaagatcaagcactaccaatacccatttgcaaatacttttgggcatttgtagctatggtaatcgcactggttgtaatgttgaaaatgtatggaaaggcatgaattatgaaggaatttgtaatcttgaaattgtttgaaaaattcacctagtttaaatgttggttaaagttgtttaaatgttgaaacaaaaaaagaagaagtgaccaacatttaaatatgttggaaaaaaagagaagaaattaggaattcagaaacttttgatcaatgaaatgcagctctctgctctgcctttctgtccaaaaaaaggttgctcttgggccaaattcagagcgtagagccaagtgcaggctagactaatgggccaactgcatccaattaggcccattcaggggttttcttgcgtatttttctgttttctattctgatttaatttaggcagtaaatcataatgctgaaactttttgtggaagctaattgaattattccgaAGCCAAACAATTaatgttagaaattttttggagctgttaattaatccaattcaaatacaccgtgatttaaatcaaagaccaaaatgtcatgaaaaatgtgcctcagctctggtagaggtttacgccaggtgccaaaataaatgaacattttttaagggcattacattgagaaaaacataataTGTCTAAAAAAtaaagggtggaaaatgcacaaaaaattggtgcgcttggggactcgaacccaggaccgcgtgggtttgtggtaTTTAGGGCtacgctggtaaccgctaggacagatggcaagactttgacatgggtagggaaagaaggtatacatagtgagactgtgaattttttttaaaaaaaaatagtgagaccgtgaatgttgcacacgcgtgagagtggttttcctttgttttgcacttaaattttggagggttggaaggttgaaaatgtatgttgcactaccacatgattttggtcagagtggcacttggtttagggttagagtggcacttggtttaggatttaaagggaataaatttgcatgttagttcatgactttttgtttgaatgaaacagagggcttctcaccccctccgaaaaccacaagttctcgaacttcatgacttgtttagggaagaaatgataagtttgggcacggacattttttaacacacataataagatggaacacaccgtaccattacaacttagataagttcacggacagttcacggacacatgatgaaacatgacacgacacgacacgacatagaaaagcaacaaaataaaaaaccaaacatgacgagcttgactccgggcttgaacatcttcatcttgacctccttcttccaccttggccgcgcgcgccccttcaacaccgtcttcatcttcacacctcctcctcctcgtcgtagggaagggagtgcatctggcctggagcggggaagatgcgctcgtacttggtgtagatgttgtagacggtgaagaagatggcctcgcagccgcaccaaaagacttggccgaggagctcgcgcgcgtcaaatgggttggtgaaggtgaccgtgagcagtatgaggatgccgccgcggtcacgaacctcgttgagggtgaacatcctcggagagccccgtgggaggtgggcatagccggctctgaggaaggcgcgggtgagttcgacggaagccctccaccttgaaatagcccacacacggagctccctctccacgagcacgcccggtgggtagcgcagctccggcaccacaggcggacggctgaaggtcggcccgttgaactgcatcttcttcacttggtctcgcttggggagggatcggtcgcttgggtgtttgaagttggagaggatcggatctggcttgtgggtgggagaggaagagaggcaccccatttataggcctgtgggtgggagaggaagagagaaaggatgagaacggtgcgtgtgtgaatccggacgcgtgtgtgtatccgttacgttttgcacacttaaatttttgcacgaaaacgatgcatctttgaccgggcagtgcatgtgaaccgctgccctgaaccactgccctgaaccacctagctcgcctcgctagcctagctcgcctagcgcgcctcgctcgcctcactcgcatgcatgcacgtcgccgcctcccgcgcatgcgcaaacccacgtagccgcctccatgcatgcaaggcctggaaaggctgagacgggctatttactgcagtctcaggcccagacaacgagacggcccaacggtccatccagcgcgcccgatatttgttaaaaaaacaatctcccagccaatcagattgcatctcgcggatcgcccccctcctccccgcagattccttctagaagggttagatcgacggcccttgatcaccgctagggttagatgaacggtccttattcagcgctagggttagcggggtttgggaggggtttggagcagtcaaagctatgtttgaccaaatttcaaatgagcataataaattaaataaaaatcagaaaaatgaaaaacctgcgcacatagtcttcttatgtcatatactaacgatttaagttgataaacaagctttacatacatttaaatgataagttcatgtgtattgtatgatatctcgagtatctcaaactctcttgtatgaagtgaagagaagtgttttggggaaatgaacatgaaaatttcaaaaaactcaccacagcttcattttggagtgactaagaaggatccaggcttagtttttcattttgatgttttacacttgtttaaatcttggtcaaagttaagtttgaccagaattcaaatgagcaaaacaaatttaaaaaaatcaaaaaatggaaaaaccagcgcacatagtctgtacatatagaatatatgtgtaggaaagttatttgactgatttagataaggtcgaaaaaaaccttgcttagaaatgaggccgtttaccctacctttggacccctctttttagcacatttttcatgaaaatttcaaaaacctcaccacaacttcattttggattgactaagaagtattcaggcttagtttttcattttgatgttttagacttgcttaaatcttggtcaaagttaggtttgaccagaatttaaatgagcaaaataaaattcaaaaaaatcaaaaaaggaaaaaccatgtgctcattcaaacatcatccaacagatatttaaacatcatgtcaaacatacttctaacataggtccaacatcatccaacagaaatacaacatgtcaagtgataaatgtttcataatacaacatcattccttattcataatgtttcataattgttcatagatagcgttggggcttctgtctgttccttgagcttcttgtcatcactttgctcctcctgcaccttgtgctcattgtttcttctcttcttctcttggttgtcggtaccttgcgcgtcttcttcaaacctaccatagagctgtgcaaaacataaagggtccaaacataaacggtaatgagatcatgtcaagtgatagatgtacagtagtatttgacccttgcaagatttacatacctagcagaactcacaacaacagaaggttggtcaccatttggagcctcacttggatcatcatttggagcctcacttggatcaccatgatcaccatttagagcctcacttggattaccatttggagcctcacttgaatccggctgttgaccatcattttcatcatctgttgaggcaaccggctattgaccaacattttcatcatctgttgaggcaaccggctgctgaccaacattttcatcgaagccttcatcgaaactctctccgaatgctggatctactgtgttatcacaatacttaccgaaatgaccagacccaccacatcttgtgcacttacgcttcctcgctccaagtccagctccttcactgcgaggtcttattcgactcttccttggtctacctgctgctctcttcagaaccggagcgcaaagcttgaatccagggtccaccatgtcctattgttgttttccctccatagcaggcaaggcataagcatatgtggctttgaaccttgcaacagagtagtaatcatgcacatactgctgtatgttccctgctggacctgggagagaagtgatgaaaaacaaggcatgaatgcatggcaacccagttatctgccattgcctacaactgcaagttctagcttctaaatccactggatatctccattccctcttctctttatccaaatatgatatctctgctgtggtacccgagcaaagcgtcatgttcatttccaagcctgttgtcttctgcttcagttcattcatcacggcatggatgataatgtggcccatgaattttgcctcggctattcctgcacgataatgaaatttctgcatgtattctatccttattctgtcaagcaaatccaccacataatgaccctttagtttccggatcgttgagttgaaagactctgctagattattgtgcacatagtcaactttgctcacttcactgaattggcttctggcccataacttggagtggtgtgtttccaagtattctttcactttgggattcatgtataactgcctcaagtggtagttgtgcttcttcacactgcatgtcaaagatgctggccataaattgtcggtatacacctttcctttgaatttcttcatgaaatttgcagcaaggtgacgcatgcattccctatgctctactccagggaacacattgtccacggccacttctaaacctttgcaggcatctgtatgaatgaccaacccattgggatgtgcaagagcccggcggagattatgcaaaaaccaagtccagctctcctcagactctgtctctagcacaccataggcaactggaaatacaaaactatgtgcatcaactgcacaagctgctactaactgtcctttaaaccttcctgtgagaaaagtggcatcaatagccaaataaggtcTGCAGCCTGCTaaaaaaccccggcgacaagcctcaaagcagacaaaaacccttctaaaacattccttggtctttgtcactcccctgaatgtgtactccacggtgtggtgatcaatatctacaatactacctgggcttgtcctctccacttcacctttgaatgaatacaacaattgaaaactttcctgccagttaccataaatagaatccatagcatgttgtttaccattgaacaacctcatgtatggtaaatctatcttgaacttatctttgatgttcttctgcaattcctttggacccacttgctggttttctttcacccacttttttacttcttctgccacccatcttgacttggctctactgattgtatcctttctaagggttgattcctgacatgtgtgcttaaaaggattcactttg is drawn from Triticum dicoccoides isolate Atlit2015 ecotype Zavitan chromosome 6B, WEW_v2.0, whole genome shotgun sequence and contains these coding sequences:
- the LOC119320757 gene encoding putative F-box/LRR-repeat protein At5g02700, whose protein sequence is MEKKKAVAARSARKERKSHGAARKRARSGDCDVNAGDFISRLPDAVLGTIISLLPTKDGGRTQILSRRWRHLWRSAPLNLEVITGPPGSYPRHHHPSAVHHSAVSKIISQHLGPARRFCLKHLIDGDLPEMESWLDSRALISLQELDIINYTGYKTGYTLPQSVFRSASTLLVAKIMGCNFPDAITRSMNFYLLNQLSMDCVSISGDVFHGLLSGCHALESLAMLEVHAAGCLRVSSPTLRSIGFRKGSRKRAELVLEDTPRLERLLLPYCDRNNSATIRVIWAPKLQIFGPFSTGACELRVFQGMSPVSSTNSIHTVKVLALGCSEHQLGAVLDVLMWFPCLEKLYVTFHAHYRTFKQNEHQYDPLHPACLQTHLKRVVFKLFKGSKQQIEFVMFFILYVKLLKKIEFQVCGDYYNTEFVARQRALLKVGNRASRYAQFTFRNTSGCTDDHVTKHIHDLSLADPFRLP